In Drosophila pseudoobscura strain MV-25-SWS-2005 chromosome 4, UCI_Dpse_MV25, whole genome shotgun sequence, the following proteins share a genomic window:
- the LOC4816649 gene encoding ribosome biogenesis protein WDR12 homolog, which translates to MDIDNGEGQVQVHLKTKQEHYAVPDVPYAIDGTVTTAELNTFVNALLLSKGSSAVDFDFLVFDEYLRGRLCDHLREKAISFEDAIEIEYVERFPAPEPQDCLLHDDWVSAVKASGKWILTGCYDNTLNIWTNKGKHILTIPGHTAPIKAVDWISLDDDTGRFVSSSQDQTAMLWQWNVGANTVECVSVCKGHTRGVDSVSVSPDGQRFATGSWDTMLKVWSAELEDAGEGTSKRMKESGVRTPKITLQGHRESISAVQWMDASTLLTGSWDHTLKVWDLSLEGIKAEISTNKSIFDASYSKLNHLILTASADKNLRLYDSRTNQGSVVRNTYLGHNAWVQTVMWSTTEEFLFVSGSYDNQNKLWDCRSPKAPLYDLLGHGEKVLDIDWSNPKYIVSGGSDNTVRVFKSRKALVENMDTK; encoded by the exons ATGGATATCGACAACGGCGAGGGGCAGGTGCAAGTGCACCTCAAAACCAAACAAGAACA CTATGCAGTGCCAGACGTTCCCTATGCCATCGATGGAACAGTTACAACCGCGGAACTGAACACATTCGTGAACGCCTTGCTTCTGAGCAAGGGCAGCTCTGCCGTGGATTTTGATTTTCTGGTCTTCGATGAGTATCTGAGGGGCCGATTGTGTGACCATCTGCGGGAGAAGGCCATTAGCTTTGAGGATGCCATAGAGATTGAGTACGTAGAGCGCTTCCCCGCCCCAGAGCCGCAAGACTGCCTGCTCCACGACGACTGGGTGTCGGCAGTGAAGGCCTCTGGCAAGTGGATATTGACGGGATGCTATGACAACACTTTGAACATCTGGACCAACAAGGGCAAGCACATTCTCACGATCCCCGGTCACACGGCTCCCATCAAAGCTGTGGACTGGATTTCGCTAGATGACGACACCGGTCGCTTTGTCTCCAGCTCACAAGACCAAACAGCTATGTTGTGGCAGTGGAATGTTGGCGCCAATACTGTTGAATGTGTTTCAGTGTGCAAGGGTCACACGAGGGGCGTCGatagcgtcagcgtcagcccAGATGGACAGCGATTTGCGACAGGGTCGTGGGACACTATGCTGAAAGTGTGGTCAGCTGAGCTGGAAGATGCAGGAGAAGGAACATCGAAGCGCATGAAGGAGAGCGGAGTTAGA ACCCCAAAAATCACTCTTCAGGGACATCGCGAAAGCATCTCTGCGGTGCAGTGGATGGATGCCAGCACCCTGCTCACAGGAAGTTGGGATCACACGCTCAAGGTGTGGGACCTGAGCCTAGAAGGCATTAAGGCCGAGATATCCACAAACAAGTCAATCTTCGATGCGAGTTACTCAAAACTAAATCACCTCATTTTGACGGCATCGGCGGACAAGAATCTGCGCCTGTACGATTCTAGAACGAACC AGGGATCTGTCGTCCGTAACACTTACCTGGGCCACAACGCCTGGGTCCAGACCGTGATGTGGTCAACAACAGAAGAATTCCTCTTCGTATCTGGTTCGTACGACAATCAGAACAAGCTGTGGGATTGTAGGAGTCCAAAGGCTCCTCTTTACGATCTGCTGGGTCATGGAGAGAAGGTCTTGGACATAGACTGGTCCAACCCGAAGTATATCGTATCCGGCGGCTCTGACAACACAGTACGTGTGTTTAAATCACGGAAGGCATTAGTAGAAAATATGGACACTAAGTAG
- the LOC4816498 gene encoding low-density lipoprotein receptor-related protein 11 — protein sequence MFSNLPLAALLLPLPLLLVAVQATEYVNPPQSSPFEHRLAKRMDLEVCIGHFDVHKNTIIRTGESQAIGGKYLQGLELDTIEECERLCCETDACDVYIFERKAGGYCYLFECGPPENFHCKFTRHANYTSAVLTPQPQAAPADVASTPRPQLPHIPSNNISQQEWELSNLKLKPEARDKPAVSTAAAAAATAAATASAPTSGVAQPAVAPVQSAPINHCGRFQFTCHSGECIAVYNACDGIPQCEDGSDEGPECITVSSPVTKPTSSNLDPVKPMVQQYLPVPPIQQQLQVPAQQLQSQPQTQPQLLSPQQQQQQQQQHVIVLGPPPPPPPPPPMVNNREDAAAWANRKIIADGQQPLPQQQPQQQVHLAQPQGEMLNADEQSHIFSHKGGLQLQQATSGQAQGQVQVQGHSAQLQLPGYDNNQALAAGPLYGMSLPRSGMYLSPPQQQQVPQQASPVQQQSAVWPQVQAQPAPMAPQKQSHVYGSAPRMPAQQQAMLPVLNAAPTHGKSQGPAADEDYDDYEEEKSTEAPKKKQRKHKKVKSKTPKDPIELALEQTQQQQQEVPALPVPASPVHEQYKMIHENLALEFRDHDGHSERPGGAVLSLTFGLLVTAALAILIGCRMRTVGRRARRLGGKTPYSQEADFLVNGMYL from the exons ATGTTTTCCAATCTGCCGCTggctgcgctgctgctcccgctgccactgctgctcgTCGCAGTGCAGGCAACGGAGTATGTGAATCCGCCCCAGTCCTCTCCGTTTGAGCACCGTCTGGCCAAGCGAATGGACTTGGAGGTGTGCATAG GCCACTTTGATGTCCACAAGAACACGATAATCCGCACCGGGGAGTCCCAGGCGATCGGGGGCAAGTACTTGCAGGGCCTCGAGCTGGACACCATTGAGGAGTGCGAGCGGCTGTGCTGCGAGACGGACGCCTGCGACGTGTACATCTTCGAGCGGAAAGCCGGTGGCTACTGCTACCTGTTCGAGTGCGGTCCGCCAGAGAACTTCCACTGCAAGTTCACGCGGCACGCGAACTACACGAGTGCCGTGCTGacgccccagccccaggccgCGCCCGCCGACGTGGCCAGCACCCCACGACCCCAGCTGCCGCACATTCCCAGCAACAATATCTCGCAGCAGGAGTGGGAGCTCAGCAACCTCAAGCTTAAGCCGGAAGCGCGGGACAAGCCAGCGGTATCcacggcagcggctgcggctgcgactgcagcTGCCACGGCCTCTGCCCCCACATCGGGTGTGGCTCAGCCGGCGGTGGCCCCGGTCCAAAGTG CTCCCATCAACCATTGTGGTCGCTTCCAGTTCACTTGCCACTCGGGCGAATGCATCGCTGTCTACAACGCCTGTGACGGCATACCCCAGTGCGAAGATGGCAGCGACGAGGGACCGGAA TGCATTACCGTTTCGTCGCCGGTCACCAAGCCCACGAGCAGCAACCTGGATCCGGTCAAGCCCATGGTCCAGCAATACCTACCTGTTCCGCCcattcagcagcagctgcaggttCCAGCTCAGCAGTTGCAGTcgcagccacagacacagccgcAGTTGCTGtcgccgcaacagcagcagcagcaacagcagcaacatgttATAGTTCTGGGTccaccgccaccacctccGCCACCCCCACCGATGGTTAACAATCGCGAGGATGCCGCCGCTTGGGCCAATCGCAAGATAATAGCCGATGGGCAGCAACCACTACctcagcaacagccacagcagcaagtCCATCTGGCGCAACCCCAGGGAGAGATGTTGAATGCAG ATGAGCAGAGCCACATATTCAGTCATAAAGGGGGGCTCCAGTTGCAGCAGGCGACGAGTGGTCAGGCACAGGGGCAGGTTCAGGTTCAGGGGCACTCAGCACAGCTCCAATTGCCCGGCTACGACAATAATCAAGCTCTGGCGGCTGGCCCTTTGTATGGGATGTCACTCCCGCGCTCCGGAATGTATTTGTCGCcaccgcagcaacagcaagtgCCACAGCAAGCATCCCCTGTCCAGCAGCAGAGTGCGGTATGGCCGCAAGTACAGGCGCAACCAGCTCCAATGGCACCTCAAAAACAGAGCCATGTCTACGGGTCGGCTCCACGTATGCCCGCCCAACAGCAGGCTATGCTGCCTGTCCTGAATGCAGCGCCCACACATGGCAAGAGCCAGGGACCGGCAGCTGACGAAGACTATGATGATTACGAGGAGGAAAAGTCCACAGAAGCTCCAAAGAAG AAGCAACGCAAGCACAAAAAGGTAAAATCAAAGACCCCCAAGGACCCCATAGAGCTGGCCCTCGAGCaaacacaacagcagcagcaggaagtaCCCGCTCTGCCCGTTCCTGCTTCGCCCGTGCATGAGCAATACAAGATGATCCACGAGAACCTGGCTCTGGAGTTTCGCGATCACGATGGTCACTCGGAGCGTCCTGGCGGAGCTGTGCTTTCCTTAACGTTCGGCCTGCTCGTGACTGCCGCCCTGGCCATTCTTATCGGCTGCCGGATGCGGACAGTGGGCCGAAGGGCTCGACGTCTGGGCGGAAAGACGCCCTACTCACAGGAGGCGGATTTCCTGGTCAACGGAATGTACCTCTAA
- the LOC4816678 gene encoding flocculation protein FLO11, producing MHPTMTHSELSQLRLCRDPHQEDLGAALQMSGKKCNNNQQRRGRRRAWRGPAVGIYGSISLAILVLTIYMAHTSTTVTATESSSNSSASSAVVMVAVTPSIAGTGSSSGSGAITFGSSSTTTTTTTTTTEAPPEQQQPQGHCLLDGLWVPETTVHCEKQTSCRAIQRTGHCCPDYKCDCEKDGKTYANGYKLVDPDTPCTVCYCKGGEIVCSSVTCFRRDDCMPKYVPGRCCPEYDNCPILDNNPPLSSEASSTTTSTQKPAAVAQPAGYNWNITIKEITKPSEIRITDDNKAKSAIPTRKSAGTGTVVTTEGAPPSGTTASSVGSTTATPTAATTATTQATETSTTTEATYPPTPTTVLISTDAAATPTTSAALAPLSQDTTPKALPGTSSSESLKLIASAGYIERPHAQSGNDVEQNTKKDPLVSYNADGLLPLAQNDPSKVSFKREFTTERPSPSTQGYEEPGTGGAESAFIQNGFGDALAEIPDGELEPDTAGSDNIYHIISTTEGPSSGIGASTDSNSPVTRKNSTRANPETEISTEGPGSSSEMPPMSSTHHMDADEDVPQVESNPAYPSLPEDDFSLRDVNFPLVELEDVADSYTKDEPRSIPSPFEADNRHTKVMQESALDGSGSGSGSGDMEPYLEGSSTTDHVVMSASSSKEKSSVVPLLMYSAEDNSGETRIQNASDLQLENIGHGQSENETSEELDALEGLMGKGIGNSSGEIKEPTTPRSTPISALDIDELGSGAGQLQTSGGVDPKADAESLKLDESQETIAKTTSEDKSSTRAEKSFVERALPLGRLYLQRIY from the exons ATGCACCCAACGATGACACATTCGGAGCTGTCCCAGCTGAGGCTCTGCAGGGACCCCCATCAGGAGGATTTGGGAGCAGCTCTACAGATGTCCGGGAAAAAATGCAATAACAACCAGCAGCGACGGGGCCGACGGCGGGCCTGGAGGGGGCCGGCCGTTGGAATTTACGGGTCCATCAGCCTGGCCATTTTGGTGTTGACCATTTACATGGCACACACGTCGACTACCG TGACTGCCActgaaagcagcagcaacagcagcgcaTCCTCCGCAGTCGTCATGGTGGCGGTCACGCCGAGCATCGCTGGCACCGGATCGAGCAGCGGAAGCGGCGCCATCACcttcggcagcagcagcaccaccaccaccaccaccaccaccaccaccgaagCGCCAccagaacagcagcagccgcagg GCCACTGCCTGCTGGACGGACTCTGGGTGCCAGAGACGACGGTGCACTGTGAGAAGCAGACAAGCTGCCGCGCCATCCAGCGGACCGGCCACTGTTGTCCCGATTATAAATGCG ATTGCGAAAAGGATGGAAAAACTTACGCCAATGGTTATAAATTGGTGGATCCGGATACCCCATGCACTGTCTGCTACTGCAAAG GCGGCGAGATTGTTTGCAGCTCAGTGACCTGTTTCCGGCGGGACGACTGCATGCCCAAGTACGTGCccggccgctgctgccccGAGTACGACAATTGTCCGA TTCTGGACAACAATCCGCCGCTGTCCAGCGAGGCGAGCAGCACCACCACGTCCACCCAGAAGCCGGCGGCAGTGGCTCAGCCCGCTGGCTATAACTGGAATATTACCATCAAGGAGATCACTAAGCCCTCTGAGATTCGGATTACCGACGATAACAAGGCTAAGTCGGCGATTCCCACCAGAAAGTCGGCCGGTACAGGTACAGTGGTTACCACCGAGGGAGCACCGCCTTCGGGAACAACGGCAAGTTCCGTTGGCAGTAcgacagcaacaccaacagcagcaacaacagcaacaacacaagcAACAGAAACATCAACGACAACCGAAGCAACATATCCGCCGACACCAACAACTGTCCTGATATCCACCGACGCCGCAGCAACACCAACGACTTCGGCGGCGTTGGCGCCGCTTAGCCAAGACACAACCCCGAAAGCACTTCCAGGCACTTCCAGCAGCGAGAGCTTAAAGCTTATTGCCTCGGCGGGCTACATAGAGCGACCGCATGCCCAGAGCGGCAACGACGTGGAGCAGAATACAAAGAAAGATCCGCTCGTCAGCTACAATGCCGATGGCCTGCTGCCACTCGCCCAGAACGATCCCAGCAAGGTCAGCTTTAAGCGGGAGTTCACCACAGAGCGGCCCTCGCCGAGCACCCAAGGGTACGAGGAGCCCGGGACAGGTGGGGCGGAGTCCGCGTTCATACAAAACGGCTTTGGGGATGCCTTAGCTGAGATTCCCGACGGGGAACTGGAGCCGGACACAGCGGGGAGTGACAACATCTACCACATAATCTCCACCACTGAAGGTCCCAGCTCTGGCATTGGCGCGAGTACAGATTCGAACTCCCCCGTCACCAGGAAGAACAGCACCAGAGCCAACCCAGAGACAGAAATCAGTACGGAGGGCCCCGGCAGTAGCAGTGAGATGCCTCCCATGAGCTCCACCCACCACATGGACGCGGATGAGGATGTGCCACAAGTCGAGTCCAATCCGGCGTACCCCTCGCTGCCCGAAGACGACTTCAGCTTGCGAGACGTAAACTTTCCCCTCGTGGAGCTTGAGGATGTGGCCGATTCTTACACCAAGGACGAGCCGCGGAGCATACCGAGTCCCTTCGAGGCGGACAACAGGCATACCAAGGTGATGCAAGAGTCAGCTCTGGACGGCAGTGGAAGCGGAAGTGGCAGCGGGGACATGGAGCCCTATCTCGAGGGATCCTCGACAACCGATCACGTCGTGATGTCTGCCTCCTCCAGCAAGGAGAAAAGCTCGGTGGTACCCCTCCTGATGTACAGTGCCGAGGACAATTCCGGGGAAACGCGCATTCAGAACGCGAGTGATCTGCAGCTGGAGAACATTGGCCACGGCCAGAGCGAGAACGAGACAAGCGAAGAGCTGGATGCTCTGGAGGGACTGATGGGCAAGGGCATCGGGAACAGTAGTGGGGAAATCAAAGAACCCACCACCCCGCGATCCACTCCAATCTCTGCCTTGGACATCGACGAGCTGGGCTCTGGGGCAGGTCAACTGCAGACATCGGGCGGCGTGGATCCCAAGGCCGATGCCGAGAGCCTCAAGCTCGACGAGAGCCAAGAGACTattgccaagacgacctcaGAAGACAAGTCGTCGACGCGGGCCGAAAAAAGCTTTGTGGAGCGGGCACTGCCCCTGGGACGGCTCTACCTTCAGCGGATCTACTGA
- the LOC4816563 gene encoding uncharacterized protein, translated as MKVFALCSMLALLLAGAQALPQGREGAAYTNEAIRQAQQTLLIPKDAQIQNVQEGIELGAYEQIPGNQRINLFEILGDQVPSEVINNLQAQVDQIGRN; from the coding sequence ATGAAAGTGTTCGCGCTGTGTTCGATGCTTGCCTTGCTCCTGGCCGGCGCTCAGGCCCTGCCCCAGGGCCGCGAGGGGGCCGCCTACACGAACGAAGCCATCCGGCAGGCACAGCAAACCCTTCTCATACCCAAGGACGCCCAGATACAGAACGTTCAAGAGGGCATTGAGCTGGGTGCGTACGAGCAGATTCCCGGCAACCAGCGCATCAATCTCTTCGAGATCCTGGGCGACCAGGTGCCCTCCGAGGTGATAAACAACCTGCAGGCCCAGGTCGACCAGATCGGTCGCAATTAA
- the Ubc2 gene encoding ubiquitin-conjugating enzyme E2-24 kDa, with translation MSSTPAAAGAAEVATSSASSNSSASSTASTANSQPTSTGTAPARGGRGANANGGASGSNSGGSDEPRKDAKPTPRISKALGTSAKRIQKELAEITLDPPPNCSAGPKGDNLYEWVSTILGPPGSVYEGGVFFLDIHFSPEYPFKPPKVTFRTRIYHCNINSQGVICLDILKDNWSPALTISKVLLSICSLLTDCNPADPLVGSIATQYLQNREEHDRIARLWTKRYAT, from the exons ATGTCTTCAACTCCAGCAGCGGCCGGAGCCGCAGAAGTGGCAACCTCCAGCGCCAGCTCTAATTCCAGCGCCTCCAGCACAGCCAGCACTGCCAACAGTCAACCCACATCCACCGGAACAGCGCCGGCCCGCGGTGGAAGAGGCGCCAATGCCAACGGGGGCGCCTCGGGCAGTAACTCCGGGGGCAGCGACGAGCCACGCAAAGATGCCAAGCCGACGCCTCGGATATCGAAGGCGCTGGGCACCTCGGCCAAGCGCATACAGAAGGAGCTGGCCGAGATCACATTGGACCCCCCACCGAACTGCAGTGCTGGCCCGAAGGGGGATAACTTGTACGAATGGGTGTCCACTATCCTAGGTCCGCCGGGGTCCGTGTACGAAGGCGGCGTCTTCTTCCTCGACATACACTTCTCGCCGGAGTACCCGTTCAAGCCGCCCAAAGTCACATTTCGCACACGCATCTATCACTGCAATATCAATAGTCAAGGCGTCATATGTCTGGACATACTGAAGGACAACTGGTCGCCGGCGTTGACCATATCCAAGGTGTTGCTGTCAATTTGTTCCCTGCTTACAGACTGTAATCCAG CTGATCCACTGGTGGGCAGCATTGCCACGCAATACTTGCAGAATCGAGAAGAGCACGATCGAATTGCGCGTCTCTGGACAAAGCG GTACGCAACATGA